The genomic interval GAGGAGATAAAACTCGTGATGACCACAGTGGTGTATCTGACCAACTTTATTCTGCATATGCAGAAGGTCGTGAATTAAGAGACCTTGTTGCAGTTGTAGGGGAAGAGGCACTTACTGAAAGAGATCAAAAATTCTTAGAGTTTGCTCAAGCATTTGAAGATCAGTTTATTACTCAAAGTAAAGATGAAGATAGAACTATCTTTGAAACTCTTGACCTTGGTTGGAATTTACTTAAAATTTTACCTAAAACAGAACTCAAAAGGGTTAAAGAAGAATTCATTGAACAATACCTTCCAAAAGATGAATAATCTCATTACAGTAATGTAGGTGATTAAATGGCACAAGATATTATAGATGGAATTAATCCAACTCGTATGGAATTATTATCCCTTAAGAATAGAACTAAACTAGCTGTTAAAGGGCATGGTTTACTTAAAGAAAAAAGGGATGCTTTAATCAAAGAGTTTTTTGATATCTTGGATCGTGTCAAAGGTATTCGTGAAAATGCAGAATTAAGTCTTAAAGAAGCAAATGATGCTTTAGTTGAAGCTCAAATTGCTATGGGGGATTTAGCTGTAAGAAAAGCATCTTTATCAGTTAAAGAATCCATTGATGTAGATATTGCATCAAGAAGTGTTATGGGTGTAGCAGTACCTGTAACTAATGTTAAAATGGAAGAAAGATCCATTATTGACAGAGGTTATAGTTTTTCTGACACTACTATTCAATTAGATGAAGCTGCAAAGAAATTTGAGGAATCACTTAAGTATTTAATCGAACTTGGTGAAGTAGAAAAAACAATTTTCTTACTTGCTGAAGAAATCGAAGCTACTAAACGTAGGGTAAATGCTTTAGAACATATTATGATTCCAAGATTCAAAAATACTGAAAACTATATTGATATGAGACTCCAAGAAATGGAAAGGGAAAACTTTGTTCGATTGAAAATGATTAGATCAACTATTGAGAAAAATGAAAAAGCAGCAGCTGCAGCTAAAGAAGCTGAAGATGCATAAGCTTAAATTTTTCTTAATTTTCTTAATTTTCTTCATTTTCTTTTATTTTTTATTATTTTTTTATTTTAAGTTCTGATAATTTGTTATTTTTAAAAAAAGATTATTTTATTTAGTTATTGTAAAAAATTTTTTTTACTAGAAAATTCGATAAAGGTTTTATAAATGAAAAGAAATCCAATTGACCAATTTATGAATGACCCAGATAATAAAGCTAAATTATTCATGTGGATTACTTATGCAATGGTTGCAACTACTTTTTTAATAACAATTGGTGTAATATTGTTTATTCTTTATCTAGTTGGTATTTTATAGATGCTTCATTGACTATTTTACTTGTTAATTCTACTTTTTTATATAACTTTTCAAAATCAATATTTTTGTCAATTATTGTAAGCAATGGTTCATCTTTTTCTGTGATTGAACCTACATGGGGCAAGTCATAAATGTTGTCTAAATCAAGGGTGTAGTATTTCATTCTGGTTTTGCTGTAAATTATCTTTTTATAAGCATAATATTTAGCTTTTGGAATTTCAATAATTTCACCTTTACATGCTTTAATATGTGCTTCAAGCATATTTATTCCAAATGCTTTTTCAACACATTCAAAGGTGCCTTGAAGTCTCGGATTTACTTCAATAACATGCAATCCATTTTTATTAAGGATATAATCTATGCCATTTGATCCAATTAATTTAAATTTTTTAGCAATATTCTCTGAGGTATCTTCCATTTCTTCATTTAGTTTTTCAAAATTTTTAATTTCTCTCATTATTGACTTTTCACTTAAAGGTAAGATATTTCCTATGTATCTAAAATCATAATTGTTTTTAAAATCATTCATTGTAAGCAATCTGGTATTTGTAATTGTTTTTGAATCGTGTTTTGTAGATAAAACTGATGAACTTAAATTCACTCCAGAAACATATTCCTGCATGATGAATTTAGTCCAATTAAATTCGATATCCTTGCTGTTATTTAAAAGATTTATATCATACCCTCCATTTCCTTGAATGGGTTTTAAAATAAATTGAATATCTGGGTAATTTTTATTTATTTCAAAAGCTTCATCTATATCATTTATATTAAAAGTCAGCGGAGTCGAAAATTCATTTTTAATGGTATTGTAAAACTTGTATTTATTTTCAATATTTTCAACATCTTTAGTTCCCAGAATCTTTTTCTGATCTCTTTTTTTAAAATCAGCTGGAGATACGCCTGAAATTGGTATGATATAGTCAACTTCGTCAATGTAATCCTTTGATAACTCTATAATACTTTTGCCATTAAAGTTATCTTCAAAAATTCCACAGCTTTCACCATCATTTTCTTTTAAAATAATTTTTTGGTTTTTGGTTTTTGGTGTATCTGAAGTTGAAAAATAGCTAGTTGAGTAGATATCATAATCTAATTTTAATGCACTTTTAAGCATGCTTCTTGTATCAATTCCAATAAGTAATAGCTTTTCCATAAAAATATCCATAAAAAAAGTTTTTAGTAGTCCCGAGCGGAGTCGAACCGCCGTCTCCGGGTCCAAAGCCTAGAAGGATTACCACTACCCTACGGGACTATTAATATTGTACTGTATACAACATTTAATATGTATTTATTAGGTACTATTTAAATCTATCGGTTATTTGATTGGCAGATAAACTATGCCTCCGTCAAATCACGAACAATATAATCTTTATATTGGAAATCTGGATATTTGCCGTATGGTTAAGGAAGGCGGAATCAATTAAAACAAGCAAAAAATAGAATGAAAAAGAAGAAAAACCTTAAGTTTCTAGGAATGCTTATCTGATAATTTTTGATAAAATAAGCATTTTTCATGCCACATGCAATTAAAACAGATTTTAGAAACGCTTTCTTTTGTGTTATATATTTCATCTACTTTTTTAAATAATTCTACGGAATTATATTCTGTTCTGCTAATTTTTTTTAACACTTCTTCATC from Methanobrevibacter sp. V74 carries:
- a CDS encoding V-type ATP synthase subunit D — protein: MAQDIIDGINPTRMELLSLKNRTKLAVKGHGLLKEKRDALIKEFFDILDRVKGIRENAELSLKEANDALVEAQIAMGDLAVRKASLSVKESIDVDIASRSVMGVAVPVTNVKMEERSIIDRGYSFSDTTIQLDEAAKKFEESLKYLIELGEVEKTIFLLAEEIEATKRRVNALEHIMIPRFKNTENYIDMRLQEMERENFVRLKMIRSTIEKNEKAAAAAKEAEDA
- a CDS encoding ATP-grasp domain-containing protein; translated protein: MEKLLLIGIDTRSMLKSALKLDYDIYSTSYFSTSDTPKTKNQKIILKENDGESCGIFEDNFNGKSIIELSKDYIDEVDYIIPISGVSPADFKKRDQKKILGTKDVENIENKYKFYNTIKNEFSTPLTFNINDIDEAFEINKNYPDIQFILKPIQGNGGYDINLLNNSKDIEFNWTKFIMQEYVSGVNLSSSVLSTKHDSKTITNTRLLTMNDFKNNYDFRYIGNILPLSEKSIMREIKNFEKLNEEMEDTSENIAKKFKLIGSNGIDYILNKNGLHVIEVNPRLQGTFECVEKAFGINMLEAHIKACKGEIIEIPKAKYYAYKKIIYSKTRMKYYTLDLDNIYDLPHVGSITEKDEPLLTIIDKNIDFEKLYKKVELTSKIVNEASIKYQLDKE